Below is a window of Saccharomonospora viridis DSM 43017 DNA.
AGCGATACGAAGATAGGAACGACCGGCCGTTCACGGCTCCACTCAAAGGTGGAGATGCGGGTGGAGATCGCTGTCCCGCCTACGGCCGAGGTCGAGGACCCGGTCGGCATCGGAGCGAGGAACCCGTTGTCCGGCCGTTGTCGGTTCCCGGAGCGCGTGGAGGGACGCGGTTATAGGCGTGTGTGGGCCGAGCTCAGCGCACCAGGCCGGTTTGGTAGGCGTACCGTACGGCGCCGGCGCGATTACGTACACCGATCTTGGCGAACGCGTTGTTGATGTGGGTTTTCACCGTGCTTTCGGCGATGAAGAGCCGCGCGGCGATTTCGGCGTTGCTCAGTCCCGCGCCGATGAGACCGAGGATTTCGCGTTCCCTGGCGGTGAGCGTCGTCGCACTCGGGTCGGGCGTGGGTTCCGAGGGCCGAGGCCGTTGTTCGGTCAGCGCTGTCACCAGCCGTCGTGACACGGCGGTGGTGAACGTCGCTTGGCCCGTCACCGCCGCCCGCAGCGCCGCGTGGATCTCCGCGCGACCGGCATCCTTCGTCAAGTAGCCCTGTGCGCCGGCCCCGAGAGCGTCGCGGATCGAGTCGTCGTCGGAGTACGTCGTCAGTACGAGCACCGCTACTTCCGGGTGGCGATTGCGGATTTCGCGGGTCGCGGCGACGCCGTCGAGCACGGGCATGCGCAGGTCCATCAGGACGACGTCGCAGGGCTTCCGGGTCAGGATGTCGAGGGCTTCCCGTCCATGGGCGGCCTGGCCGACGACCTCGACATCCTCGGTCAGCTCCAGTAACGCCGTGAGTCCTTCGCGCACCAGCTGCTGGTCGTCGACGACGAGTACTCGGATCGGTTCCCCGTTCATGTGGCCGCCACCTCCCTGGCGGGGTGATCGACGTGCTGGAGCGGCA
It encodes the following:
- a CDS encoding response regulator; the protein is MNGEPIRVLVVDDQQLVREGLTALLELTEDVEVVGQAAHGREALDILTRKPCDVVLMDLRMPVLDGVAATREIRNRHPEVAVLVLTTYSDDDSIRDALGAGAQGYLTKDAGRAEIHAALRAAVTGQATFTTAVSRRLVTALTEQRPRPSEPTPDPSATTLTAREREILGLIGAGLSNAEIAARLFIAESTVKTHINNAFAKIGVRNRAGAVRYAYQTGLVR